The following coding sequences lie in one Chelonoidis abingdonii isolate Lonesome George chromosome 6, CheloAbing_2.0, whole genome shotgun sequence genomic window:
- the LOC116832496 gene encoding perilipin-3-like produces MSSNENDVKDAPSKSGEQEKQNLVNRVASLPLVSAAYDMVSTTYMSIRETHPVIRSICDVAETGVRTITSTTVSGAQPVLDQQEPQVLTASDYTCKSLDKLEEKLPVLPQPGDEGASDAKELVSSTLTGAKDVVCSTDTGVKDAVTSMLGVAKGAVQESVEVTKSAVTSSMSTVLGSSMGQMIISSVDLLPETSQLLADHYLPMTDEELAKLAVSLEGSGEAPAQQQSYYVRLGSLSSTLRQRAYQHALGKMRQARQHTLEALSQLQQTIDLMEHAKQAVSQKVHDGQEKLQQMWLEWHKGQPGFSEDNGSPQPEEMVSQALATSHNLILQVQTACHSLLPNIQGLPASLQEKVQQAYENMGELQISFSKELSEGILTQTQEQVTKAQESLDELLEYVVQNTPLMWIVGPFAPAGDSTEKADVPAEAEKAEA; encoded by the exons ATGTCTTCTAATGAGAATGATGTTAAGGATGCTCCCTCAAAGAGTGGGGAGCAGGAGAAACAG AACTTGGTGAACAGAGTGGCCAGCCTGCCCTTGGTCAGCGCTGCTTATGACATGGTTTCCACCACTTACATGTCCATCAGAGAGACCCACCCTGTCATCAGGTCCATCTGTGACGTGGCAGAGACTGGAGTGAGGACCATCACCTCCACTACAGTCAGTGGGGCCCAGCCTGTCCTGGACCAGCAGGAGCCTCAGG TCTTGACAGCCAGTGACTATACCTGCAAGAGCCTAGACAAACTGGAAGAGAAGCTGCCTGTCCTCCCACAGCCAGGTGACGAG GGGGCCTCTGATGCCAAAGAGCTAGTATCATCAACACTGACAGGTGCCAAGGATGTCGTCTGCAGCACGGACACTGGAGTGAAGGATGCAGTGACCAGCATGCTGGGTGTGGCCAAGGGGGCTGTCCAGGAGAGCGTGGAGGTGACCAAATCAGCAGTGACCAGCAGCATGAGCACAGTGTTGGGCTCCAGCATGGGACAGATGATCATAAGCAGTGTTGACTTGTTACCTGAGACATCTCAGTTGCTGGCGGATCACTACCTCCCAATGACGGATGAGGaacttg CTAAACTTGCAGTATCCCTGGAGGGGTCCGGAGAGGCTCCTGCACAGCAGCAGAGTTACTATGTGCGTCTGGGTTCCCTTTCGAGCACGCTGCGCCAGCGAGCCTACCAGCATGCCCTGGGCAAGATGAGACAAGCCAGGCAGCACACCCTGGAGGccctctcccagctccagcaAACCATCGACCTG ATGGAACATGCCAAGCAGGCTGTGAGTCAGAAGGTTCATGATGGGCAGGAGAAGCTGCAGCAGATGTGGCTGGAGTGGCACAAGGGCCAGCCAGGATTCAGTGAGGACAATGGCTCACCGCAGCCAGAG gaGATGGTGTCCCAGGCTCTAGCCACTTCCCATAACCTCATCCTGCAGGTGCAGACTGCCTGCCATAGCCTCCTGCCCAACATCCAGGGTCTCCCTGCCTCTCTCCAAGAGAAGGTCCAGCAAGCCTACGAGAACATGGGAGAGCTCCAGATCTCCTTCTCCAAGGAGCTGTCTGAGGGTATCCTGACCCAGACCCAGgagcaggtgaccaaagcccaggAGTCCCTGGATGAGCTGCTGGAATATGTGGTGCAGAATACTCCCCTCATGTGGATTGTGGGACCCTTTGCTCCTGCTGGAGACTCTACTGAGAAAGCAGACGTACCAGCAGAGGCTGAGAAGGCAGAGGCCTGA